The Paenibacillus sp. FSL R7-0204 genome includes a region encoding these proteins:
- a CDS encoding DUF6470 family protein, producing the protein MQPIVQIRQTPALIGLDTTAGKLSITQPKADLQITTTPGELSIQQFEPEMTIDQSAARAAYTGGTYREMSERIYSGVEQLWLQGIAKRMEQGERMANFHKPGNTIADVYGEDWRPVSYPEVRGPASVDNVHIDVRVVPPQIEYRKAEVRIEATAHKAEISYNPASVEVYLRQKPSLSFIPPELNVQM; encoded by the coding sequence ATGCAGCCCATTGTACAGATTCGTCAGACTCCTGCTCTAATTGGTTTGGATACAACAGCGGGCAAACTTTCCATTACTCAGCCCAAAGCTGACCTGCAGATTACGACTACGCCCGGGGAACTGAGTATACAGCAGTTCGAACCGGAAATGACAATAGATCAGTCGGCAGCGAGAGCAGCCTATACAGGTGGTACCTACCGGGAAATGAGTGAACGCATCTATTCAGGCGTAGAGCAGCTTTGGCTGCAGGGGATTGCCAAACGGATGGAGCAAGGTGAGCGTATGGCTAACTTTCATAAGCCCGGAAATACCATAGCAGATGTATATGGAGAGGATTGGCGGCCAGTCTCCTATCCTGAGGTGAGAGGGCCAGCTTCAGTTGATAATGTTCATATTGATGTCAGAGTAGTTCCGCCTCAAATCGAATACCGCAAAGCAGAAGTGCGCATTGAAGCAACAGCTCATAAAGCGGAAATCAGCTATAATCCAGCAAGTGTTGAGGTGTATCTGAGACAGAAGCCTTCTCTAAGCTTTATTCCTCCGGAGCTAAATGTACAAATGTAA
- the flgL gene encoding flagellar hook-associated protein FlgL yields MLRVTSNMMNSQLLLNLNRNARTMNDTQLQLATGRKINKPSDDPVGITYSLRYRAELSTNEQYKENVSSAVSWLEFNDTVMTQAGEVVQRLRELSVKGANGSNPQEALNSINEEVVQLKDQLVDIANSQFNGKYIFNGQKYDVKPFDFSTGEDGKLDISGAALVVTDEGLVNYSVGDSVQMPINVTGNEVFGASSINKDGTVEPDTDNIFAVIDRISSALASGDTAAISSELSNLDDRINKMLAVQANIGAKTNRIELMQNRLGDLEVNLTDLQSKTEDGDYAELLMQSKIQENIYNASLSVGAKIIQSTLVDFIR; encoded by the coding sequence ATGCTTAGAGTAACTTCCAATATGATGAACTCACAGTTGCTCCTTAACCTGAACCGCAATGCACGCACTATGAATGACACCCAGTTGCAGCTGGCAACAGGACGCAAGATTAATAAGCCGTCGGATGATCCGGTGGGGATAACTTATTCTCTGCGTTACCGTGCGGAATTGTCCACAAATGAGCAATATAAGGAGAACGTGAGCAGTGCTGTTTCATGGCTTGAATTTAATGATACCGTTATGACTCAAGCGGGGGAAGTAGTCCAGCGCTTGAGAGAGTTGTCGGTCAAAGGGGCCAATGGTTCTAACCCTCAAGAGGCACTCAATAGTATTAACGAAGAGGTAGTACAGCTCAAAGATCAACTAGTTGATATAGCAAACAGCCAATTCAATGGGAAATACATTTTCAATGGGCAAAAGTATGATGTCAAACCTTTCGATTTCTCTACCGGAGAGGATGGGAAACTTGATATTTCCGGGGCCGCCCTTGTCGTTACAGATGAAGGTCTTGTTAATTATTCTGTTGGTGACAGTGTCCAAATGCCCATTAACGTTACGGGGAATGAAGTGTTCGGGGCTTCCTCTATTAACAAAGATGGTACAGTAGAACCGGATACAGATAATATCTTTGCAGTCATCGACAGAATCTCTTCCGCTCTTGCATCCGGCGATACAGCTGCAATCTCTTCAGAACTTTCTAACTTGGATGATAGAATAAACAAGATGCTGGCAGTACAGGCGAACATTGGGGCCAAGACTAATCGTATAGAATTGATGCAGAACCGTCTAGGTGATCTGGAGGTTAACCTTACCGATCTTCAATCTAAAACTGAGGACGGTGACTATGCCGAACTGCTTATGCAGTCTAAGATTCAGGAGAATATTTATAATGCTTCTCTGTCCGTAGGTGCAAAGATTATTCAATCTACCCTTGTTGATTTCATAAGATAA
- a CDS encoding TIGR03826 family flagellar region protein, giving the protein MNVDNCPKCGRLYVKNLMNLCQPCIKELEQQYEICVEYLRKNRGTNIQELSDATDISIKEITRFIREGRISIANAPNMMYPCEVCGTLIREGHMCDSCRSRLTKDLANAVKENMDKEKAKKSPDAAYRVVDKFRN; this is encoded by the coding sequence ATGAATGTAGACAATTGTCCGAAATGCGGCCGGTTATATGTCAAGAACCTGATGAACCTGTGCCAGCCCTGCATCAAAGAGTTAGAGCAGCAGTATGAAATCTGTGTAGAATATTTGCGTAAAAATAGAGGCACCAACATACAGGAACTGTCCGATGCCACCGATATTTCCATCAAAGAAATCACGCGCTTTATTCGGGAGGGACGGATTTCCATAGCCAATGCGCCCAATATGATGTACCCTTGCGAGGTATGCGGAACCCTGATCCGGGAAGGGCATATGTGCGACAGCTGCCGCAGCCGGTTAACGAAGGATCTGGCGAATGCCGTTAAGGAGAATATGGACAAAGAGAAAGCCAAGAAATCCCCCGATGCCGCCTACCGCGTTGTAGATAAGTTCCGTAACTAA
- the flgK gene encoding flagellar hook-associated protein FlgK, producing MTSTFHSIETARRSLFTQTAALNTTGHNIANANTEGYTRQRVNMRASIPIEAYGLNNSTVPGQLGTGVEFGSIDRIRETFLDTQYRGENSALGSWTIQSDTLDKLESIFKEPSDTGISTVLDNFWKSWSDLSKNPEDSTSRKIVVQTAQALTDALNYMSRQLSNLDTDLASNVAVKGTEVQGYLTSIADLNSSIFKIESMGDKANDLRDQRDLLTDKLSKIANVSVIDTEYGYNISLGSQQLVQGAAVSATVDSAFLNTAFASGDLKTGEVHGMITSSQKYVADYKKQLDNIANTIAVGEVEVTLPKGSVLPEGTVLTNEATITQADGSKATLSAGSAMPRGATLSSDVKTVVKGLNGLHQIGYTMDGTLNPGKPLFTISGEGTEITAGSISFNAEIAADTNLLATSLRTSGTGTSETVVKGNNTLALLLSIQQGGSFSSPTTGIKATPGSFYKSLIGQLGVQSQEATRQTENSNFLVEQVNARRQSVSGVSLDEEMSNMLVFQHAYSAAARFMTTYDEMLDKLINSTGTVGR from the coding sequence ATGACATCGACATTTCATTCCATAGAGACCGCAAGACGAAGCCTGTTTACCCAGACAGCGGCGCTCAACACCACCGGCCACAACATTGCCAACGCCAACACGGAGGGCTACACCCGCCAGCGTGTGAATATGAGAGCATCTATTCCGATTGAAGCCTATGGCCTTAACAACTCTACAGTTCCAGGACAACTGGGAACAGGCGTAGAATTTGGTTCCATTGACCGGATACGGGAGACCTTCCTCGATACCCAATACCGGGGCGAGAACTCGGCGTTGGGGAGTTGGACAATCCAATCGGATACGCTTGATAAGCTGGAATCGATTTTTAAAGAACCATCGGATACAGGGATAAGTACAGTGCTCGATAATTTTTGGAAGTCTTGGTCGGATCTCAGTAAAAATCCGGAAGACAGCACTTCCCGTAAGATCGTAGTTCAGACTGCTCAGGCTTTGACCGATGCACTTAATTATATGAGTAGGCAGCTTAGTAACCTTGATACGGATTTGGCCTCCAATGTAGCAGTCAAAGGTACTGAGGTACAGGGATATTTAACTTCAATCGCAGACCTGAACTCATCTATTTTCAAAATTGAAAGCATGGGTGACAAAGCGAATGATCTACGGGATCAACGTGACCTGCTGACGGACAAGCTATCCAAGATTGCTAATGTCAGTGTAATAGATACCGAATATGGCTATAATATATCGCTTGGCAGCCAACAGCTTGTACAAGGAGCCGCTGTATCTGCGACCGTGGACAGCGCATTCCTTAACACTGCATTTGCTTCAGGGGATCTAAAAACTGGAGAAGTACATGGTATGATTACTTCCAGTCAGAAGTATGTTGCGGATTATAAGAAGCAGCTTGATAATATAGCTAACACGATAGCGGTTGGCGAGGTAGAGGTCACGCTTCCCAAGGGTTCGGTGCTTCCTGAAGGAACGGTGTTAACCAATGAGGCTACCATCACTCAAGCAGACGGCTCAAAGGCCACGCTTAGTGCAGGATCGGCAATGCCGAGAGGTGCTACACTGAGTTCAGATGTAAAGACGGTCGTCAAAGGCCTCAATGGACTGCATCAGATTGGCTACACCATGGACGGGACGCTGAATCCCGGAAAGCCACTGTTTACAATTAGCGGAGAAGGAACGGAGATTACAGCGGGTAGTATTTCGTTTAATGCAGAGATTGCTGCAGATACCAACCTACTTGCTACTTCCCTGCGGACCAGTGGAACAGGCACCTCTGAAACAGTTGTAAAAGGCAATAATACATTGGCCTTGCTATTGTCCATCCAGCAGGGCGGCAGTTTTTCTTCACCAACAACAGGGATAAAAGCAACACCGGGATCATTTTATAAGAGCTTAATTGGGCAGCTTGGTGTTCAGTCCCAGGAAGCTACACGCCAGACAGAAAACTCTAATTTTCTCGTGGAGCAAGTGAATGCCAGACGGCAATCGGTCAGTGGGGTGTCTCTGGATGAAGAGATGTCCAATATGCTGGTATTCCAGCATGCTTACAGCGCTGCTGCGCGTTTTATGACGACTTATGATGAAATGCTTGATAAATTAATCAACTCTACCGGAACTGTAGGCAGATAA
- a CDS encoding helicase-related protein, with the protein MKVAVYVAAQGGEWQARISLNLAVDELWWAGEGWGGRLEEQENQAADQVVLLSRSLPLGWAVKLAAACQFKNQMQRWEEAAWTKYAAALLKAEIRSERAAGGGRGAGWPFEEVKVYRLPEDRGWSGYGGLQGVWGDEQESLWRRGMEVLAAGADRLVAALDGRSLLQGEAEALVAEQLPELAEHWRAAAQLAYLQGRLQLEAAVQGKAGARLGLRRREALRCLRCGSVPTGRTACAACGLAGCAYCEACLALGRSRACALLLRSAPLPAVRCTAGVSPTVAARRWGLSAAQAAAAAAALGFLAEPRRRSAAPGPERFLLWAVTGAGKTEITFPLLDAALAAGGRVLIATPRRDVVLELAPRLARAFPADVPAVLYGGSEDRLRRSRITLATTHQLLRFNQAFDLVIIDEIDAFPYHNDPMLDYAARQVCKPGGRFILLSATPPAELQRLARSGRLPHARVPVRFHGHPLPVPRHIRIPPLYRCLRQGKLPGRLLSALQRSLDRKAQIFLFVSRIAHIEELLQLLRRIFLGVSIEGTSSQDPGRAEKVLKFRDCTISLLVTTTILERGVTVPHSDVFILDADSGLFDEAALVQMAGRAGRSKDDPAGNVIFASAEWSRSQRAAISQIRSMNAIARRQGYIKS; encoded by the coding sequence TTGAAGGTGGCTGTGTATGTGGCGGCGCAGGGCGGGGAGTGGCAGGCCCGGATTTCGCTGAATTTGGCGGTGGACGAATTATGGTGGGCGGGTGAGGGTTGGGGAGGGCGGTTGGAAGAGCAGGAAAACCAAGCGGCAGATCAGGTTGTGCTGCTCTCCCGGTCACTGCCATTGGGGTGGGCAGTGAAGCTGGCAGCAGCCTGCCAGTTCAAGAACCAGATGCAGCGCTGGGAGGAGGCAGCCTGGACGAAATACGCCGCCGCTCTTCTGAAGGCAGAGATCCGGTCGGAGCGGGCTGCTGGAGGTGGCCGGGGAGCGGGTTGGCCTTTTGAGGAGGTTAAGGTGTACAGGCTGCCGGAGGACAGGGGATGGAGCGGGTATGGGGGATTGCAGGGTGTGTGGGGGGACGAACAGGAAAGCTTATGGAGGAGGGGAATGGAGGTACTTGCAGCGGGAGCAGACCGGCTGGTTGCGGCGTTGGACGGGCGTTCTCTGCTTCAGGGTGAAGCAGAGGCACTGGTGGCCGAGCAGCTCCCGGAGCTGGCGGAGCATTGGCGGGCTGCGGCGCAGCTCGCCTATCTCCAGGGACGGCTGCAGCTGGAAGCCGCCGTCCAGGGCAAGGCGGGCGCGCGGCTGGGCCTGCGCCGCCGCGAAGCACTGCGCTGCCTACGCTGCGGCAGCGTGCCCACGGGCCGCACGGCCTGCGCCGCGTGCGGCCTTGCCGGCTGCGCCTATTGCGAGGCCTGCCTCGCACTGGGGCGCAGCCGGGCTTGCGCGCTGCTGCTGCGCAGCGCACCGCTGCCGGCCGTGCGCTGCACGGCCGGCGTGTCCCCCACCGTGGCGGCACGCCGGTGGGGGCTTAGCGCAGCGCAGGCTGCGGCCGCCGCTGCTGCGCTGGGGTTCCTGGCGGAGCCGCGCAGGCGCTCCGCCGCCCCGGGCCCAGAGCGGTTCCTGCTCTGGGCAGTGACGGGAGCGGGGAAGACGGAGATCACTTTCCCGCTCCTGGACGCGGCGCTCGCGGCCGGAGGCCGGGTGCTGATCGCCACGCCGCGGCGTGACGTCGTGCTGGAGCTTGCGCCGCGCCTGGCCAGAGCCTTCCCGGCGGATGTCCCCGCCGTGCTGTACGGAGGCAGCGAGGACCGCTTGCGCCGCAGCCGGATCACCCTGGCGACCACGCACCAGCTGCTGCGGTTTAACCAGGCCTTCGATCTGGTCATCATCGATGAGATCGATGCGTTTCCCTATCACAACGATCCCATGCTGGACTACGCCGCAAGGCAGGTCTGCAAGCCCGGCGGACGATTCATCCTTCTCTCCGCCACGCCGCCTGCGGAGCTGCAACGTCTTGCCCGCTCCGGCAGATTGCCGCATGCAAGGGTCCCGGTCCGCTTTCACGGCCATCCCTTGCCGGTTCCGCGCCATATCCGGATACCGCCGCTCTACCGCTGTCTGAGGCAGGGCAAGCTTCCGGGGAGACTGCTGTCAGCTTTGCAGCGGTCCCTTGACCGTAAGGCGCAGATTTTCCTCTTTGTCTCCCGAATCGCCCATATTGAGGAGCTGCTGCAGCTGCTGCGGAGGATATTTCTCGGAGTCTCTATAGAGGGAACCTCCTCTCAAGATCCGGGCAGGGCAGAGAAGGTGCTTAAGTTCCGGGACTGCACTATTTCCCTGCTGGTAACGACAACGATTCTGGAGCGTGGGGTCACAGTACCGCATAGTGATGTGTTTATTCTGGATGCGGACAGCGGACTTTTTGATGAGGCAGCCTTGGTGCAGATGGCGGGCCGGGCGGGACGCTCCAAGGATGATCCGGCAGGCAATGTCATCTTCGCTTCGGCAGAGTGGAGCCGCTCGCAGCGCGCTGCCATATCACAGATCCGCAGTATGAATGCCATTGCCCGCAGACAGGGATATATCAAGTCTTAA
- the flgM gene encoding flagellar biosynthesis anti-sigma factor FlgM, translating into MKINDAGRINAINPYQRSAESQRQDQMKKSTRKDEVSISDEAIKLLQAQKSGKIDTERANKIESLKQQVSAGTYQVDAAKLAETLAPYFKQSSEN; encoded by the coding sequence ATGAAAATTAACGATGCCGGACGAATCAATGCGATTAATCCATACCAGCGAAGTGCGGAATCGCAAAGGCAGGATCAGATGAAGAAGAGTACACGCAAGGATGAGGTATCGATTTCGGATGAGGCCATTAAGCTGCTCCAGGCACAGAAGAGCGGCAAGATTGACACTGAACGTGCGAACAAGATCGAGAGCCTGAAACAGCAAGTATCCGCAGGTACCTACCAGGTTGACGCAGCCAAGCTCGCCGAGACACTCGCCCCCTACTTTAAGCAATCCTCCGAGAATTAG
- a CDS encoding ComF family protein, producing MRNLTSWINQARSLIAPSQPECLFCGRRGRPSPDWPEICLHCQSSIPWIRVPRCQTCGRHVGCPDCSRSHAPIPIVCNRSAVAYTSEMREILGQYKYRGNERLAPLLGLMLDRAYALLQQEQSGQQLNEALQSNFFSTPFPIMHSKLRMRSNLWQADLLVPVPVSAVRLSERGFNQAERLAEVVSLRRGIPQLPLLVRTHHTAKQSFKSRRERLADMKHAFAGNTDSVVLQSLKEHLHSRATHQLEQRPLRIIIVDDIYTTGSTIRACAEALQQLCRSQNCLAEIYSLTWARS from the coding sequence ATGCGTAACCTGACGTCATGGATTAATCAAGCCCGCTCCCTAATCGCGCCTTCGCAGCCGGAATGTCTGTTTTGCGGCCGCAGAGGCCGCCCTTCCCCTGATTGGCCTGAGATCTGCCTGCACTGCCAGAGCAGCATTCCATGGATTCGCGTTCCCCGGTGCCAGACCTGCGGGCGTCACGTGGGCTGTCCCGATTGCAGCCGGAGCCATGCACCCATACCAATTGTGTGCAACCGGAGTGCAGTAGCCTACACCAGTGAAATGCGTGAAATATTAGGCCAGTATAAATACAGAGGGAATGAGCGGCTCGCGCCCCTGCTCGGTCTGATGCTGGACAGGGCATACGCGCTGCTGCAACAAGAACAGAGTGGACAACAACTGAATGAAGCGCTACAAAGCAACTTTTTTAGTACACCATTCCCGATAATGCATTCAAAGCTTCGTATGCGTTCTAACCTATGGCAAGCCGATTTGCTGGTCCCTGTGCCTGTGAGCGCTGTCCGTTTGTCGGAACGGGGCTTCAATCAGGCGGAGCGGCTGGCGGAAGTAGTATCCCTGCGCAGAGGAATCCCTCAGCTCCCGCTGCTGGTCCGCACCCATCACACTGCCAAGCAGAGCTTCAAAAGCAGGAGGGAGCGGCTGGCCGATATGAAGCATGCTTTTGCCGGGAATACAGATTCGGTGGTTCTGCAAAGTCTGAAGGAACACCTACATTCCCGCGCGACGCATCAGCTTGAACAGCGTCCTCTGCGAATTATTATTGTCGATGATATCTACACTACCGGAAGTACGATTCGTGCCTGCGCCGAAGCGCTTCAGCAGCTCTGCCGCAGCCAGAATTGCCTTGCTGAAATCTACTCTCTGACCTGGGCGCGTTCCTAG
- a CDS encoding flagellar protein FlgN, which produces MALTTLLELLERLDEAHVQMLDLAAVKKQTIMDNKVEGLIDILNRESKLMKVIGQLEERRAEAAFEFLQGVGIRSNLNLNLTELSRLVFDPDDKSRLLHIQQKLSGTLQQLKKANELNQKLIEQSLTFIDYSLDLLVGRPNQEMTYHHPSDKGSSVTRPGLFDARG; this is translated from the coding sequence ATGGCACTTACAACATTATTAGAATTGCTTGAGCGGCTGGACGAGGCGCATGTGCAGATGCTGGATCTGGCCGCAGTCAAGAAACAGACCATTATGGACAACAAGGTAGAGGGTCTCATTGATATCCTGAACCGCGAGTCCAAGCTGATGAAGGTGATCGGACAGCTGGAAGAACGGCGTGCAGAAGCGGCATTCGAGTTTTTGCAGGGGGTTGGAATCCGTTCCAATCTGAATCTGAATCTTACCGAGCTGTCCCGCCTTGTATTTGATCCCGATGACAAATCGCGCCTGCTGCATATTCAGCAGAAGCTGTCCGGCACATTGCAGCAATTAAAAAAGGCCAATGAGCTGAACCAGAAGCTGATTGAGCAGTCGCTTACCTTTATAGATTATTCCCTGGATTTGCTGGTCGGAAGACCAAATCAGGAAATGACGTACCATCATCCGTCCGACAAGGGCAGCAGTGTAACTCGGCCGGGTCTTTTTGATGCCCGTGGATAA